A section of the Humulus lupulus chromosome 2, drHumLupu1.1, whole genome shotgun sequence genome encodes:
- the LOC133818981 gene encoding U-box domain-containing protein 44-like, giving the protein MAESWDGSYDPGSPSDDSRQFEKLHVEPIYDAFVCPLTKQVMRDPVTLENGQTFEREAIEKWFKECHDSGRKLQCPLTLKELRSKDLKPSIALRNTIEEWNARNEAAQLDMARRSLNLNTPESEVLMSLKFVQHICQKSRSCKHIARSAGLIPMIIDMLKSSSRKVRCRALETLRIVVEENDENKEMLAEGDTVRTIVKFLSHEQSKEREEAVFLLYELSQSESLCEKIGAINGAILILLGMTSSKSENLLTVEKADKTLENLEKCENNVRQMAENGRLQPLLTQILEGPPETKLSMANFLGELVLNNDVKVLVARTVGSSLINLMKSSNMQSREASLKALNQISCEASARVLIDAGILPPLVRDLFNQLPMRLKEISATILANVVNSGYDCESIPVGPENQTLVSENIVHSLLHLISNTGPAIECKLLQVLVGLTHTPSTVTNVVSAIKSSGATISLVQFIEAPQKELRVASIKLLQNLSPYMGQELADALRGTVGQLGSLIRVISENVGITEEQAAAVGLLAELPERDLGLTRQMLDESAFELVYTKVVKIRQGETKGARFVTPFLEGLVRVLSRVTFVLADEQAAIDLCREYNLAALFVELLQANGLDNVQMSSATALENLSQETKNLTKLPDMPTPGFCASVFPCFSKQPVISGLCGVHRGTCTLRESFCLLEGQVVDKLVALLDHTNEKVVEAALAAISTLLDDEVDIEQGVKVLCEAEGIRPILDVLLEKRTDTLRRRSVWAVERLLRIDEIAYEVSGDPNLSTALVDAFQHGDYRTRQIAERALKHVDRLPNFSGIFPNMG; this is encoded by the exons ATGGCTGAAAGTTGGGATGGAAGCTATGATCCTGGCAGCCCCTCTGATGACAGCCGGCAATTTGAGAAATTGCATGTAGAGCCAATATACGATGCATTCGTCTGCCCTTTAACAAAGCAAGTAATGCGCGATCCTGTTACGTTGGAAAATGGGCAAACATTTGAGCGTGAAGCAATTGAAAAGTGGTTCAAGGAATGCCATGACAGTGGGAGGAAGTTGCAGTGTCCATTGACATTGAAAGAATTACGAAGCAAAGATTTGAAGCCAAGCATAGCTTTACGGAACACCATTGAAGAGTGGAATGCAAGGAATGAAGCTGCTCAGCTTGACATGGCTCGCAGGTCGTTGAATTTGAACACTCCAGAAAGTGAAGTTCTTATGTCCTTGAAGTTTGTCCAGCATATCTGCCAAAAAAGTAGGTCGTGCAAGCATATTGCGCGAAGTGCGGGGTTGATACCTATGATTATTGACATGTTAAAGAGTAGCAGCCGTAAAGTTAGATGTAGAGCTTTGGAAACCCTTAGAATTGTGGtggaagaaaatgatgaaaataag GAAATGTTGGCTGAGGGGGACACTGTCCGCACTATTGTAAAGTTCTTATCTCATGAACAATCTAAAGAGAGGGAGGAAGCTGTCTTTTTGCTGTATGAGCTTTCACAATCTGAATCACTGTGTGAAAAGATTGGTGCGATCAATGGAGCTATTCTTATATTGTTAGGAATGACAAGCAGCAAATCAGAGAATCTTTTGACTGTAGAGAAGGCTGACAAAACACTAGAGAATCtggagaagtgtgagaacaatgtGCGTCAGATGGCTGAAAATGGTAGACTGCAGCCTCTTCTGACACAAATTCTTGAAG GCCCTCCTGAAACCAAACTGTCGATGGCTAATTTCCTTGGTGAGCTGGTTTTGAACAATGATGTGAAGGTCCTCGTAGCTAGAACTGTGGGCTCCTCTTTGATCAACCTCATGAAAAGCAGTAATATGCAGTCAAGAGAAGCTTCTCTAAAGGCTTTAAATCAGATCTCTTGTGAGGCAAGTGCTAGGGTGCTGATTGATGCAGGGATACTTCCTCCTCTTGTCAGGGACCTTTTTAATCAACTACCTATGCGACTGAAAGAGATTTCTGCAACAATTCTTGCTAATGTTGTGAACTCAGGCTATGACTGTGAGTCTATTCCTGTCGGACCTGAGAACCAGACTTTGGTCTCAGAAAATATAGTACATAGCCTTCTACATCTCATTAGCAACACTGGCCCAGCAATTGAATGTAAGCTTCTTCAGGTTCTTGTTGGGCTCACTCACACTCCCTCTACTGTCACGAATGTTGTTTCTGCCATTAAAAGCTCTGGTGCCACTATCAGTTTGGTTCAGTTCATTGAGGCTCCACAAAAGGAATTGCGTGTGGCTTCAATTAAACTTCTTCAGAACCTTTCCCCATATATGGGTCAGGAACTAGCAGATGCTTTACGTGGCACGGTTGGCCAGCTAGGAAGCCTTATCAGAGTAATATCGGAAAATGTTGGAATCACTGAAGAGCAAGCTGCAGCAGTTGGCCTCTTAGCTGAGCTCCCAGAGAGGGATTTGGGCCTGACTCGACAGATGCTAGATGAAAGTGCCTTTGAACTTGTCTATACAAAAGTAGTTAAAATTCGACAGGGCGAGACCAAGGGGGCTCGCTTTGTGACACCATTTTTGGAAGGGCTTGTTCGAGTTCTTTCAAGAGTTACATTTGTATTGGCTGATGAGCAGGCTGCAATCGATCTCTGCCGCGAGTATAATCTTGCTGCATTGTTTGTCGAACTTCTTCAGGCTAATGGACTTGACAATGTGCAGATGAGTTCTGCAACAGCCTTGGAGAACTTGTCACAAGAAACCAAAAATTTGACAAAACTTCCAGACATGCCAACACCTGGTTTTTGTGCCTCAGTCTTTCCATGTTTCAGTAAACAACCTGTGATAAGCGGATTGTGTGGAGTCCACAGGGGGACATGCACACTCAGAGAGAGTTTTTGTCTTTTGGAAGGACAGGTTGTGGACAAATTGGTAGCTCTTCTAGATCACACTAATGAGAAGGTGGTGGAGGCAGCACTCGCTGCTATATCAACTTTGTTGGATGATGAAGTTGATATTGAACAAGGAGTGAAGGTGTTGTGTGAGGCTGAGGGAATCAGACCTATACTAGACGTGTTATTGGAGAAACGAACCGACACTTTGAGGAGAAGATCAGTGTGGGCAGTTGAGAGACTTTTACGGATTGATGAGATAGCCTATGAAGTTTCTGGTGATCCAAATTTAAGTACTGCTCTTGTTGATGCCTTCCAGCATGGTGACTACAGAACTCGACAGATAGCCGAACGTGCCTTGAAACATGTCGATAGGTTACCAAACTTCTCTGGGATTTTTCCCAACATGGGATAA